In Siniperca chuatsi isolate FFG_IHB_CAS linkage group LG20, ASM2008510v1, whole genome shotgun sequence, the following proteins share a genomic window:
- the cenpt gene encoding uncharacterized protein cenpt — translation MDPTEDLSARVLLKHILSTETPRTPITRSASNAPSISGTRRSSRLSKKDAGPQTPQDILRRSLKHKVHESITRKSLPTIKRTASVVLRKINTPATGSVLFDDGDTPRHILMNILRTEPVRSPVVHEKVAPEEPQLSSDNSSITSKCPSIELSGLDLPDITIGNAASTAKGLSRKRPRRSLNVTAFEKRLKDGDDVEEGNESKGDLSSLSLSSSTSLSLKTPFVDVRTEKKGLQRRVSNRRKITEEEFGAAVNKRQMGGVSSFVLAERGLSETAYSEGFTLGLSKLSEPDITTDVVHCNTALYAQPDAMSNFSIVATQDKPTVMASQLQRQMRELEQMEAEQSKLGKEKSVYVFPTEEGAVAESQNEGFSQSEEDVDAAESQTADGKSTADGKPEDAAAMSKSEEEECISESQTNVRDDTAESEEDENRVGAQLEEEGAADCQTEEDAATRSQSEEEEVAADSQTEEEGPADSQTEGGGGEEGGVDSQPEKDVAARSQSEEEEVAPDSQTEEEEEGAVDSQTEGEDAADSQSEEEEGVAEYQSDQEDPAANSQSEEDGGLADSQPENEYDGEPEEEDDEQESEQLEHISRRTHRSEGGLIVPVTDTGRSDGKSKAHSAVDLHSSLEMGSHESGPPHIGIPDLAESPTRGQTDVSCTEADADKENSLHHLEVTHDIEVGEHLSDDLPEAAAAQDPAEQEEEWEESEDSEEVPSKTPAFVREKRKIFHTDPLASPSVLKNTQASTTREGLPAPKPKQVRKRRTGPAKKEGGLPKSYLMAVFKHFAKTKVSADVYPVLKETMDKFFERLAEDLETYAVHAKRKTIEVEDAELLLKRQGYVNDKVPVEVLIEKYLRMDQRKLLIPIATSGNVVIPKKRR, via the exons ATGGATCCGACAGAGGATTTGTCTGCTCGGGTCCTGCTGAAACATATTCTCAGCACCGAGACACCCAGGACTCCCATCACCCGCAG TGCCTCCAATGCACCGAGTATCAGCGGGACCAGGCGCAGCAGTAGACTGAGCAAGAAAGATGCTGGACCCCAAACCCCACAGGACATCCTGAGGCGCAGCCTGAAACATAAAGTACATGAG AGTATAACCAGGAAATCCCTGCCCACTATTAAAAGGACTGCATCAGTCGTGCTCAGAAAGATAAACACGCCTGCGACAGGCTCAGTGCTGTTTGATGATGGAGACACACCGAGGCACATACTCATGAACATCCTGCGGACAG AGCCTGTGAGGTCCCCTGTGGTTCATGAGAAAGTTGCACCAGAAGAGCCACAGCTGTCTTCAGACAACTCCAGCATTACCAGCAAGTGTCCTag CATTGAGCTGTCAGGGTTGGACTTGCCTGATATAACTATTGGCAACGCAGCAAGTACTGCGAAGGGACTGAGCAGAAAGAGACCACGTCGGAGCCTTAATGTAACAGCTTTTGAAAAGCGTCTTAAAGATGGAGATG ATGTTGAAGAGGGAAATGAATCAAAAGGTGACCTTTCATCACTTTCTTTGTCAAG TTCCACTTCTCTGAGTCTTAAAACACCCTTTGTGGATGTTCGGACTGAGAAAAAGGGCCTGCAGAGAAGAGTATCTAACCGTCGAAAAATCACAGAGGAAGAATTTggagctgctgtaaataaaaggCAGATGGGAG GAGTGAGCAGCTTTGTGCTGGCGGAGCGGGGTCTCAGTGAGACCGCCTACTCTGAGGGCTTCACTTTGGGCCTAAGCAAACTCAGTGAACCTGATATCACGACTGATGTCGTCCACTGTAACACTGCTCTCTACGCTCAGCCTGATGCCATGTCCAACTTTTCCATTGTTGCAACTCAAGACAAACCCACGGTGATGGCGTCTCAGCTacagagacagatgagagagctggagcagaTGGAAGCAGAGCAGAGCAAGCTGGGGAAAGAGAAATCAGTGTATGTATTTCCAACTGAAGAAGGGGCTGTGGCAGAATCCCAGAATGAAGGTTTTTCTCAGTCGGAGGAAGATGTGGATGCAGCTGAATCTCAAACGGCGGATGGGAAGAGTACAGCTGATGGTAAACCTGAAGATGCTGCAGCCATGTCGAAATCTGAAGAAGAGGAATGTATATCTGAATCTCAGACTAATGTAAGGGATGATACAGCTGAGTCTGAGGAAGATGAGAACAGGGTGGGAGCTCAACTGGAAGAGGAAGGTGCAGCTGATTGTCAAACTGAAGAGGATGCTGCAACCAGGTCTCagtctgaggaagaggaggttgCAGCAGATTCTCAAACCGAAGAAGAAGGTCCAGCTGACTCTCAaactgaaggaggaggaggagaagaaggtgGAGTTGATTCCCAGCCTGAAAAGGATGTTGCAGCCAGGTCTCagtctgaggaagaggaggttgCACCAGACTCTCAAAccgaggaagaagaagagggtgcaGTTGACTCTCAAACTGAAGGAGAAGATGCTGCTGATTCTCagtctgaggaagaggagggcgTGGCAGAATATCAAAGTGATCAAGAGGACCCTGCAGCCAATTCTCAGTCTGAGGAAGACGGTGGTTTGGCTGATTCTCAACCTGAAAATGAGTACGATGGGGAGCcggaggaggaagatgatgagCAGGAATCAGAACAGCTTGAACACATAAGTCGTAGGACTCATCGCTCTGAGGGGGGACTTATTGTGCCTGTTACAGACACAG GACGGTCTGATGGCAAGTCCAAAGCACACAGTGCTGTTGATTTACACAGCAGCCTGGAAATGGGAAGCCATGAGAGCGGTCCGCCTCATATTGGGATCCCTGACTTGGCTGAGTCCCCAACCCgaggacagacagatgtgtCTTGTACAGAGGCTGATGCTGATAAAGAGAACTCCTTACATCATCTGGAGGTGACGCATGATATTGAGGTCGGTGAGCACCTGAGTGACGATTTACCTGAAGCAGCTGCTGCTCAGGACCCTGCTGAACAGGAGGAAGAGTGGGAAGAGAGTGAAGATAGTGAGG AGGTCCCCAGCAAGACTCCGGCATTCgtcagagagaaaaggaaaatttTTCACACTGATCCTCTGGCCTCACCTTCTGTTCTTAAGAATACTCAAGCCAG CACTACAAGGGAAGGTTTGCCTGCACCTAAACCTAAGCAggtgagaaagaggaggacCGGGCCAGCTAAAAAGGAAGGAGGCCTTCCTAAGAGCTATCTTATGGCCGTGTTCAAGCACTTTGCCAAAACAAAGGTCTCTGCAGATGTGTACCCTGTCCTAAAAGAAAC AATGGATAAATTCTTTGAGCGGCTGGCGGAGGACTTGGAGACGTATGCTGTTCATGCAAAGAGAAAAACCATAGAGGTCGAAGATGCTGAACTTCTGTTGAAAAG GCAGGGTTACGTGAATGACAAGGTACCCGTGGAAGTGCTTATTGAAAAATATCTTCGTATGGACCAGCGCAAGCTCCTGATCCCCATAGCAACCAGTGGAAATGTTGTTATCCCTAAAAAGCGgagataa
- the ndufa4b gene encoding cytochrome c oxidase subunit NDUFA4, giving the protein MPSMLGVVAKQLKSHPALIPLFIFIGGGATMSMMYLGRLALKNPDVSWDRKNNPEPWNNMEPNQQYKLFTVNMDYSKLKKDRPDF; this is encoded by the exons ATGCCGTCCATGCTGGGGGTCGTCGCCAAACAGCTCAAGAGCCACCCTGCT CTCATCCCCCTCTTCATCTTCATCGGTGGCGGGGCAACCATGAGCATGATGTACTTGGGTCGGCTGGCTCTGAAAAACCCTGATGTCTC ATGGGATCGCAAGAACAATCCCGAGCCCTGGAACAACATGGAGCCCAATCAGCAGTACAAA CTTTTCACAGTTAACATGGACTACTCCAAGTTGAAGAAGGACAGGCCGGATTTCTAA
- the LOC122867560 gene encoding protein FAM117A-like isoform X1 → MSGRSGVGQIRGATVGPQPLKATIPYQLASKPRANRRDGKSAGMAKPHQLSSGMRRTMSLDAIIGPYLQGHWPKEPEGQSSLSRKDKSTQTPDSWSDKSQSKRGSSSHKRSASWGSAEHLREIAKLKQQLQQRSKPVVSGGHDKDRQHGYPLGSCSLGTTQTQPIPIPLAPLSTLVPRLRCSVEGLNQELEGMFICQPPHPQHRLLEVPDGHRAPVPPQSCSSGSQSDAATTPLSSPSSSPSSPPTYISTSPPNSEDAPLDLHQGLIDNAEMCLLSPFSSQNEADLSLPLLMSSSPGPNKSCCFQREPPEGCEKVRVWEETSTPHQLKPALISSCPDPNKVNFTPHGGSAFCPVSLLKPLLPSMDLLFRSLAVSPAGSCSIQGTSSCQATSSGNRAAPPDPPATTTVMGENSGEGLAF, encoded by the exons ATGTCTGGCCGAAGTGGAGTTGGACAGATCCGGGGAGCTACTGTGGGTCCACAGCCCCTCAAGGCTACTATCCCCTATCAGCTGGCCAGCAAGCCTCGCGCAAACCGGAGGGATGGAAAGTCAG CTGGAATGGCCAAACCGCACCAGCTGAGCTCTGGCATGAGGCGGACAATGTCTCTTGACGCCATCATCGGGCCGTACCTGCAGGGACACTGGCCGAAAGAACCAGAGGGCCAGAGCAGCCTTTCTCGCAAGGACAAATCCACCCAG ACTCCAGACTCATGGTCAGATAAATCCCAGAGCAAGAGAGGTAGCAGCAGCCACAAACGATCAGCATCATGGGGCAGTGCTGAGCATCTGCGAGAG ATTGCTAAACTAAaacaacagctgcagcagcgcAGCAAACCTGTAGTCTCAGGGGGGCATGACAAAGACCGCCAGCATGGCTATCCTCTGGGGAGCTGTAGCTTAGGAACTACTCAG ACTCAGCCAATTCCCATCCCACTTGCTCCCCTGTCTACACTGGTCCCTCGACTGCGCTGCAGTGTGGAGGGCCTCAACCAGGAGCTGGAAGGCATGTTCATCTGCCAGCCACCGCATCCTCAGCACAGG CTCCTTGAGGTTCCAGACGGTCACCGGGCTCCAGTCCCTCCgcagagctgcagcagtggaTCTCAGAGTGACGCCGCCACCACACCCCTGTCCTCACCTTCCTCCTCACCCAGCTCCCCTCCCACCTACATCTCCACCTCCCCACCCAACTCTGAAGATGCACCTCTGGATCTGCACCAAG GTTTGATAGACAATGCAGAGATGTGCCTCCTGTCTCCGTTCTCCTCCCAGAATGAGGCTGACCTCTCCCTGCCTCTGCTGATGTCGTCCTCCCCAGGGCCCAACAAAAGTTGCTGCTTCCAGAGGGAGCCTCCAGAGGGCTGCGAAAAGGTCCGAGTCTGGGAGGAAACCAG CACTCCACACCAACTCAAGCCAGCCCTCATCTCCTCCTGCCCAGACCCCAACAAGGTAAACTTCACCCCCCATGGGGGCTCAGCCTTCTGCCCCGTCAGCCTCCTCAAGCCCCTGCTCCCCTCCATGGACCTGCTGTTCCGCAGCCTTGCCGTCTCTCCAGCGGGCAGTTGCTCGATCCAGGGAACGAGCTCCTGCCAGGCAACGTCCTCTGGTAACCGAGCCGCTCCTCCAGATCCTCCTGCCACCACCACTGTCATGGGAGAAAACTCAGGGGAGGGCCTCGCTTTCTGA
- the LOC122867560 gene encoding protein FAM117A-like isoform X2 produces the protein MSGRSGVGQIRGATVGPQPLKATIPYQLASKPRANRRDGKSAGMAKPHQLSSGMRRTMSLDAIIGPYLQGHWPKEPEGQSSLSRKDKSTQTPDSWSDKSQSKRGSSSHKRSASWGSAEHLRETQPIPIPLAPLSTLVPRLRCSVEGLNQELEGMFICQPPHPQHRLLEVPDGHRAPVPPQSCSSGSQSDAATTPLSSPSSSPSSPPTYISTSPPNSEDAPLDLHQGLIDNAEMCLLSPFSSQNEADLSLPLLMSSSPGPNKSCCFQREPPEGCEKVRVWEETSTPHQLKPALISSCPDPNKVNFTPHGGSAFCPVSLLKPLLPSMDLLFRSLAVSPAGSCSIQGTSSCQATSSGNRAAPPDPPATTTVMGENSGEGLAF, from the exons ATGTCTGGCCGAAGTGGAGTTGGACAGATCCGGGGAGCTACTGTGGGTCCACAGCCCCTCAAGGCTACTATCCCCTATCAGCTGGCCAGCAAGCCTCGCGCAAACCGGAGGGATGGAAAGTCAG CTGGAATGGCCAAACCGCACCAGCTGAGCTCTGGCATGAGGCGGACAATGTCTCTTGACGCCATCATCGGGCCGTACCTGCAGGGACACTGGCCGAAAGAACCAGAGGGCCAGAGCAGCCTTTCTCGCAAGGACAAATCCACCCAG ACTCCAGACTCATGGTCAGATAAATCCCAGAGCAAGAGAGGTAGCAGCAGCCACAAACGATCAGCATCATGGGGCAGTGCTGAGCATCTGCGAGAG ACTCAGCCAATTCCCATCCCACTTGCTCCCCTGTCTACACTGGTCCCTCGACTGCGCTGCAGTGTGGAGGGCCTCAACCAGGAGCTGGAAGGCATGTTCATCTGCCAGCCACCGCATCCTCAGCACAGG CTCCTTGAGGTTCCAGACGGTCACCGGGCTCCAGTCCCTCCgcagagctgcagcagtggaTCTCAGAGTGACGCCGCCACCACACCCCTGTCCTCACCTTCCTCCTCACCCAGCTCCCCTCCCACCTACATCTCCACCTCCCCACCCAACTCTGAAGATGCACCTCTGGATCTGCACCAAG GTTTGATAGACAATGCAGAGATGTGCCTCCTGTCTCCGTTCTCCTCCCAGAATGAGGCTGACCTCTCCCTGCCTCTGCTGATGTCGTCCTCCCCAGGGCCCAACAAAAGTTGCTGCTTCCAGAGGGAGCCTCCAGAGGGCTGCGAAAAGGTCCGAGTCTGGGAGGAAACCAG CACTCCACACCAACTCAAGCCAGCCCTCATCTCCTCCTGCCCAGACCCCAACAAGGTAAACTTCACCCCCCATGGGGGCTCAGCCTTCTGCCCCGTCAGCCTCCTCAAGCCCCTGCTCCCCTCCATGGACCTGCTGTTCCGCAGCCTTGCCGTCTCTCCAGCGGGCAGTTGCTCGATCCAGGGAACGAGCTCCTGCCAGGCAACGTCCTCTGGTAACCGAGCCGCTCCTCCAGATCCTCCTGCCACCACCACTGTCATGGGAGAAAACTCAGGGGAGGGCCTCGCTTTCTGA